A stretch of DNA from Nitrospirae bacterium CG2_30_53_67:
ATATTCAGGAGCCGCTCGTAAATCAACTGATTTTCTTCCCCCTTCTGGATATAAACCTTCTGCATCTGATCGTACAGGGTCTGAAACTTCTTATTCAGCTCAATGACGTGCAGATCCAGAGGATCCGTCTCCGTGCTTTTACGGGGCAGGACCTGAGCGGCCGAGGGGCTGCCGATCTCCTGCAACTCTTGAATCACGCCGTCCATGATCTCACCGTCAACGATCTTTTTTTCTTCCACGTATCCGAGCCGGAGACCCGCATCGGATATCACATTGATCAACCGGGGGATCCCTTTTGAGTAGGCATAAATTTTCTTCAACGCCTCAGGCGTAAATATCTCGGATGGGCGTCCGATAGCGACCGATAGACGATGGTTCACATACAGGGATGTCTCTTCTTCGCTCAGGGGCGTCATATGGAATTGCACCGTCACCCTCTGCCTTAATTGTTCCAGATCCGGCAGATTCAGCTTGTACTTGAGCTGCGGTTGTCCCACCATCACGATCTGAACCAGTTTTTCCGTGCTGGTCTCCAGATTCGAGATCATTCGAAGCTCTTCCATGGCATCAATGCTCAGGTTCTGAGCCTCGTCTATGACCAGCAGGACCTCTCTCCGCTCCGAGTAGGCCTTGAGAAGAAGCTGCGTCAGCATGGAGATCATTTTGGGCTTGGTCTCGTCACGGGTTTCGATTCCGAACTCGTTGAGGATATGCTCGATCAATTCCTTGGCATTGAAATTCGTATTGATGATCCTGGCCACCAGACTGGTTCGAGGAAGGCCGTTCAAGAGGACGCGAAGAAGTAAAGTCTTCCCGGACCCCAGCTCGCCGGTGATGACCACAAAACCATTCCGGTCTTCCAGTCCGTACTGCAGGTGCGAAATGGCTGCGCGGTGCACTTCACTCATGTAGAGAAAACGAGGATCGGGAACCAGCTTAAACGGTTTTTCCTTGAGACCATAAAATTTCGTATACATAATCGAGTTGACTCACTCCTACTGCTCTTCACCTCAGAAAAACAGCAACGACCGCCGCCCCGATCAATAAGATAAAAAAAAGAACGGACCCGAAGATCCATCGCTTACGATTCATTTTTCTGATCTCTATCTCCCTTTCAGCCGTGATCACCGGAATCGCAGACAGCACCGGAACCTTGTAGATCTCTTCGGCCTCTCGCACGCCTCTTGTGGACGTGTCAAAATAGTCTTTTAAAAAAATCAAACCGATCCCTGCGGCACAACCTGAAGCAAGACCCGCGGCAAGAAAGTGAAGATAATTCGGTTTGATCGGCTTGAGAGGAACAATGGCCGGATCGATCACCTGAAAGCGCGTTCCCCCGCTGCTGAACTCAAGATACTTCGATATCCTCGCCTCTTCATACCGTCTCAGCAGCATGTCATAAATATTCTCGTTGACATTGTAGTCCCGCTGCAAGGCCGCCAGTTGCTGCTCCTGGCTGGGGATACTGACGACTTTCTGCCCGTACTCTGCGATCTTTTTTTCCAAAGCCCCTTTCTTGGCTTCAAGCGTGCCGATCGTAATACTGATGTTGTTGTAGTCTTCCTTTAATTTCTGGTGCAGGGGATTGAGGGTCGTTAAATCCCCGGACTTCGGCGGCGCTGGATCAGAACCTTTGCTCTGTTTGGCATCGGCTTCCTTCCTGAGATGATCGAGTTCCGTCTTGATCCGGACGACGTCCGGGTGTTTCTCCGTGTAATTGGCCAGAAACTGGCTCAACTGAAATTCCAGGATCTTGATCTTGTCTCCGGTGGATGAGGCCTCCCCGGTTGACATCGAGACCACCATCGGACTTTCGCTTGACATCTGTTTCTCAATAAAGCCTTTTCTCCCCATGGCCTCCTGAATGGCCATATTGGTCTCGGCCAGGGTATCCCTGAGCCGGTCCAATTGAACGAGATTGGTATTCTGCTGACCAGGCATCTCCCCGATATGCTCCTGTTTAAACTTCCGGAGCGCATCCTCGCTTTCTTCCAGTTTCGCTTTGTATATATCCAATTGTTTCCGGATGAAATCCACAGACGAAAAGGCCTCCTCCCTCTTGAGAGAAAGGCTTTCATCAATGAAAAGGTTAACAATGGTATTGGTGATTTTCATGGCCCTCTCGGGATCGGAGTCCTGAAACGAGACGGTAAAAAGTTCCGCTCCCTTCTTCATGATGGAAACGCCATCCCGGATGGATTGGATCAGTTTTTCCATCTCCAGATTGCCCTCCATCCCCTTGTCCAGATTCAGTTTCCGGATGGTCTCGATCAGATGGGGCCGGCTGAGGGCCATCTCCTGCAGGGTCTTGAGCTGCCCCTGAAGGTCTTCGTTGACCACTCTCCGGGTTTCAATAGGATTGGGCTGCGGTTTTTGAACCTTGATGACCGTGCTCGACTCATAGATCTTCGGGAAAAAAAGACTGCTCAATGAAACGAGAGAGAACACCAAAATGAACGGGGCAAAAAAGAACCTCTTGTTTCTGAGAAAGAGCGAATAATATTCCATGAAATCCATATTATGATGCTCGATCATATCCTATGCCTTATGTTTTGCAGTAGAGCTGCCGTCAGCCCGATCATCGGAACTTGAGATCCCGTGCGCTGATCCTAAGTGGTCCTGTTCGTAAATATGGTGACGTACCGAAAGGGTCGTAGGACGGGCTATCCGCGCGCGACTCAGCGCGTACCCCTCCGGTACACCGCAAGGAGCGGAACGCCGATGAGACCGCCCTCTTGTACTCGGTTTACCGGTAACGGCACCTGTCTGCCATGGCACAGGCAGGCTCGAATGCCACCGTATTTACGAATAGGGCCACTAAACCGGAGACAAGATCAAACCCCCTGAAAATACTTAAAAAATCATTTTTATTATATCTTGGAACCCTTTAGAAGTTCAAGTTAAATCTCATGACGGTATCTTCTCTGAGCTTTCCCGCCCTTCCGGTCAGCCGGTTCCACCTCCGGATTCCGGATCGGCAGGAAAAGGTTGACCCGGGCGCCTTTCCCCTTGGCGCTTTCGATTCCGACCTCCCCCCCGTGTTCTTTGATGACCTTGTCCACAAAGGAGAGCCCCAGACCGGTCCCTCCCCTACGCGTGGTGTAAAAGGGCTCGAAAATATGAACCATCGCCTCTTTGCCGATGCCCACGCCTGTATCGGAAAAAATGATCTCTATAAACCCCTTTCTCTTTCGCGCCGTTTTTGCGGAAATCTCAAGCTCGCCTCCTTTGGGCATAGCCTGGATGGCATTCAAAATGATGTTGAGAAAAACCTGCTTCATCTGCTTATGGCTGACCGGAATATCGGGAATGGATTTGGAAAACTCCTTCCGGATGATGACGTTCTTTTCTTTGGCCTGATAACGGATAAACCGGAGGACCTGATTGAGCAGGATCCGGATGTCGATCGGGGTGGTGACCAGATGGGGGACATTGCTGTATGAAAGAAATTCCGTGGTCATGTCCGAGAGACGTTCGATTTCCTGTCCCACCACATTCAGTTTCTCGGCAATCTTTTCTTTCTCGGGGGTCTCTTTTTCCAGCTCTTTTTTTAAGAGCTCAAGGTAGATCACGATGGCGTTCAAGGGATTCTTGATTTCATGGGCCACGCCGGCAGCCACGGTTCCCATGACGGAGAACCTCTCCATCTGCATCAGCCTGGTGTGAGCCTTGTGGAGCTGGCGGTTGGAATCCACCAGTTGGAAAATCTTCTCCTGCAGAACGGAGTAGAGCTTGGAATTGGAGATGGCCGTTGCGGCCTGATGCGAAAAGATACTCAGCATCTGCAGGGTGTCTTTTTCTATTTTCTTTCTGGAAAAGCGGTTATCGGCGATGATCACGCCGATGAGGGTTTCATTCTCAATTAGGGGGATGGCGACGAAACTCGTTGTATTTCCCATGGTCTTTCTCAAATCCGGATGGACCCGGTTCTTCTGCTCCCCCCGGTTCGCGACCACAACCGGCCCTTTCTCAAAGAGGGCGGCTACCGGAAATTTTTTCTTTTCCCGGGTCGGAAAGGAAAAAGACCGGGTGAGTTCATCGAACGGGGAGTTTCCTGTCTCGATCGGGATCCCCTGTTTTCGGATCTTCTCAAAGAGGCTCCTTTCGTCTTTTGCCGGCCGCTTCTTCTTCGTCATCAGGGCCTCTTCCTGCGTAGAAGGCCCCACTCCCATTTTCCCTTCCAGATGAGTCATGTTCTCGTTTAAAAGTAGGAGCATGGCCCGGCTGAACCCGAATCCCTGCGGCGCCGTGAGAGAGGTCAGGATGACAAAGAGCTTTTCATCCAGAGAAAGGGGGCTTTGCAGAATTTGATTCAGGTCATAAAGTGTGATCAGCTTTTCATTCTGCCTCTTGATGTGCCTGGTTGCCTCATCAATCTGCTGAAGAGTCCGGAGGTTCTCCGCCGAGGTCTCCGCAATCAGCTTCGCCATGGCCACCAGAAGCTCCATGGTCTTGCTGACCTCTTCTTTGGAAACCGTATGAATCCCTTCTATGATTTTCTGAGGGATCGCCAGATCTAAAATGGCCTGGCGGAACTTTTTCTGAGGAAACGGACTTCCATCATCGAGAAGCTGGCTCGTACAGCCGTTGAGCACCGCCACAATCCGGCTTTCAACCCAGACCGGGGCCGTGACCTTGACCATCCCGGCATGGCAGGAGAAGATGGAGGACTTCCCTTCCTCCATCACGCGCTTGTGCCCCTTGTACAGGCTTTCCCTGCACCGGAAACTCCCTTCCTTGTGGTCCAGGACATACTTGCAGAATGGAGGACGGTCCGGGGGAGGGGACGTAAGAAAATTCCCTTCGGTGTCGAGAAGAAACAGGGTCTGCCCCAGGCCTAAGGATGCTTTTTTCAGGATCCTCTCGAAAGAAAGAAGATCCAAATCGTAGATGCTCCACTCTTCATTGTGCTTTTTCTTTTTCATCAGGGATACCACCCATTCAAACGCCTTGAACGCTTTGAACCTTTCCCCTTTATGGTTTTTCTCCCATTTAGTGAGTAAAAAGGGTTACGCTTCACGTGCACCGCTTTTCTCTATTTTTGTCGTTAGATCCCGGCATCTCCTTGAATCTATTCTTGCCGGGCCGGGACCGTCTGCGACGGATACTACACTGAGGTATCTTGGGGTCGAGGATTCAAGGGGTCAAGGGGTCAAGTGAAATACTGAAACGCAAGCAAAATCTCCAGAGAAAAACACTGGAACCCTTGAACCCTATGACCCTCGGCCCCTTATGTTTTTAGCATTTCACTTGACCCCTGAAACCCTTATGTTTTCACTCACTATTTTGGAGATGATCCTCTATATTATCCCACTTCATCATAATAACGCACACGGAAGCCGGCCTTCAACTCTTCAAGAGCGATTTTCCGGCATGCCGGGATATCCACATCGGGAAGAGCAACAACGGTTACGTTGACCTCCGCCCCCTTTCCGGCCTCCAGAATAAACGCTTTGACCGCCCTGTAGGCGCCCGGTCCGAAAACCGGTTTGCAGATCGCAAGATACTTTTCCTCATTTTCCGCATTCAGGCTTACGGAATAGACGTCCACCAGACCATTGAGTTCAGGAAGGATGTTTCGTTTGTGAATCAGATTTCCCTGGCCGTTGGTGTTGATGCGCACCCGTCCGCCATGCTCCTTGATCCAAAGAGCCACCTCCTTGACCAGGTCGAGCCTCAGGAGCGGCTCCCCATATCCGCAAAAGACGACCTCCCGGTATCTTTTCGGATCGCCGATCGCCCGGATGACCTCGGGAGCAGACGGCTCCGTAGCCATCCTAAGATTGTGCCCCTTGACAAAGTCGCTGTAGAACCGGACACAGAACCCGCAGGTGTTGGTGCACCGGTTGGTCACGTTGAGATACAGGGACTCCCGGATCTGATAGGCGATCTTTCCGGGAGTTTCCATGGAACCCAGGGACAAGATCTGCATGGCGTTGTGACTCGTAATCCGGCTGATATCCTCGAAGCTCAAACCCTTGACCTCGGCAAGGGTCTCGGCCACGAACCTGACATAGGACGGCTCATTGCGCTTTCCGCGGACCTGCTGGGGCGCGAGGTAGGGGGAATCAGTCTCAATCAGGATTCTCTCGATGGGGACGGCCCTTGCCGTCTCGCGCAGGGATGCGGCGTTTCTGAAGGTCAGAGAGCCGGAAAAGGAGATAAAGAATCCCAGGGAGATGGCCGTTCGGGCCGTCTCGATGCCTCCGGAAAAGCAGTGAATCACCCCTCTGACTTCATCCGCTTTTTCCTCCCTCAGAATCTTGAGGATATCCTCATCCGCCTCCCTCCCGTGGACCATGATCGGGAGGCCCGCCTCCCGGGCAATCCGAATCTGCCGGCGGAAGGCCTCCTGCTGTACTGGGACCGGTGAATGCTGGTAGTGATAATCCAGGCCGATCTCCCCGATGGCCGCCACCTTGGGATCATGGCTCAACTCCTGCAATGCCCTGGCAGATTCATCGGAAAAAGAAGAGGCCTCATGGGGATGAACGCCGATGGCAGCAGAGATGCCGTAGTCTTCGTGCCGTCTTACGAACTCAATGACCGAAGGTCCTTCCTCCACGGCGCCCACGGTCAGGATATAACCGACTCCGGCCTCCCGGGCCCGATGGAGCACCTCTTCCCGGTCTTCGTCAAATTGCGGCATGGTCAGATGTGCATGAGAATCAATCAGCATTACCTGATCCTCTTCCCCGGATCCACTTCGCCGTCAAAACCTAAAAGGACCAGTCCCTTTCCCCCTTCAACCGCCAGGACCATGCCGCAGGATTCGACCCCCATGAGCCGGGTCGGTTTCAGGTTGGCCAGCACAACCACCTTTTTGCCCAAGAGAACAGAAGGGGCGTAGGATTGGGCAATTCCGGCGACCACCTGCCGGGGCTCAGCCTCTCCGATATCCACCTGAAGCCTGATCAGGCGGTCTGACTTCGGAACCGCCTCAGCCTGACGGATCACCCCGGCGCGGAGGTCAAGGCGGGCAAAGTCCTGGATCGTGATCTCCTCTCCGGCTTTCTGTTCCGCCTCAGCCTTGTGCGAAGATTCTTTCTTTTCCACCGAGGCCCTTTCCGGTTTTTTAACCTGAGACTTCTGTTCCATCCTTGGGAAGAGCGGTTCAGAAATTCCGATCCGGCGCCCTTTTGGGGTCTTGCCCCAAACCAGAAACTCCCGCCGGCGCCACCCTTGAGCAAGGCCCAGAATGGATGCGGCCTTTTCCCCGGTCTCAGGCATAAAGGGTGAGATCAGCAGGGTGACGATCCGGAGCGTCTCCACAAGATCGTACATGACATCCTGAAGCATCCCTGCCTGAGAGGGCTCCTTGGCCAGGGTCCACGGGGCCTTCCGGTCCACGAAGCGATTGGCGGCATTGATCAGCCCCCAGATCTCCTGCAGGACCCGGCTGAACGCCAGGTCTTCCATGTAACGGTCCACATCCTGAATCACGGCCTCGGCCTTGACTTTAAGTTCGCCGCCGCCGGTCGGCGCAGGGGTGATCCCGCCGCAGTATTTGGCAAGCATGGCGGTCACGCGGCTGAAGAGGTTTCCGAGATCATTGGCCAGATCGCTGTTGAAGCGGACCACCAGGGCGCTCTCGGAAAAATCCCCATCCTGGCCGAAGGGGACCTCACGGAGAAGAAAATACCGGAAGGGATCAGATCCATACCGGTCCGTCATGACCGAAGGATCCACGACATTCCCTTTGGACTTGGACATCTTTTCCCCGTCCATGGTCCACCATCCGTGGCTGAAAACCCTTTTCGGAAGGGGAAGGTCTGCGGCCATGAGAAAGGCGGGCCAATAGACCGCGTGAAACCTCAGGATGTCCTTGCCGATGATATGGATATCCGCCGGCCAGAAGGACCGGAAACGTTCCGAATCCTCCGGGTACCCCAGGGCGGAAAGATAATTGGTCAAAGCATCGAACCAGACATAGACCACATGCCGGGGATTTCCGGGGACCGGAATGCCCCAGGAAAACGTCGTCCGGCTGATGCTGAGGTCCCGGAGCCCGCCCCGGACAAACTGAACAATTTCGTTTCTGCGGCTTGCCGGCTGGATGAAATCAGGATGCTCTTCAATATGTTTCAAGAGCCTATCCCCGTAGCGGGACATCCGGAAGAAATAGCTCTCCTCCTTGAGCCGTTCCGGGGCCCTGCCGCAGTCCGGGCACTTCCCGTTCATGAGCTGCATTTCGGTCAGGAAGGTCTCGCATGGGGTACAGTACCAGTCTTCATATTCTCCCAGGTAGATATCCCCTTTGTCCGCGACCGTGGTCCAAAGCGTCTGCACGGCCTTCTGATGGCGGGACTCGGTGGTTCGGATGAAATCCTGATTGGAGATGTGGAGCTTCTTCCAGAGATTCTGGAACCGGCCCACCACCCGGTCGGCCAGCTCGGAAGGTGTCATCCCTTGCGCCGCGGCGGTCTTCTCCACCTTCTGGCCGTGCTCATCGGTCCCTGTAAGAAAAAAGACCCGGTCTCCCATCATCCTCCGGTACCGGGCTTCTGCATCAGCCGCCACCGTGGTATACGCATGCCCGATATGGGGAACATCATTGACATAATAGATCGGCGTGGTAATGTAAAAACTCTTGGTCATGGCCGATGACTCCTCATCCATGGATCAACGGTTTTATCTTATTTGTTTTCGGAGCCGTTGGGTGATGAACCTGGGGTTTTACCCCTGGAATTCCCATGGCGCCTGCGCCTGCGCCTCCGTCTTCTCTCGGTTCCCTGCGGGCCCTGGGCCACACCGGCGATCTTTTTGATCTTGCTCAAAAGCCCTTCT
This window harbors:
- a CDS encoding radical SAM protein, translated to MLIDSHAHLTMPQFDEDREEVLHRAREAGVGYILTVGAVEEGPSVIEFVRRHEDYGISAAIGVHPHEASSFSDESARALQELSHDPKVAAIGEIGLDYHYQHSPVPVQQEAFRRQIRIAREAGLPIMVHGREADEDILKILREEKADEVRGVIHCFSGGIETARTAISLGFFISFSGSLTFRNAASLRETARAVPIERILIETDSPYLAPQQVRGKRNEPSYVRFVAETLAEVKGLSFEDISRITSHNAMQILSLGSMETPGKIAYQIRESLYLNVTNRCTNTCGFCVRFYSDFVKGHNLRMATEPSAPEVIRAIGDPKRYREVVFCGYGEPLLRLDLVKEVALWIKEHGGRVRINTNGQGNLIHKRNILPELNGLVDVYSVSLNAENEEKYLAICKPVFGPGAYRAVKAFILEAGKGAEVNVTVVALPDVDIPACRKIALEELKAGFRVRYYDEVG
- a CDS encoding methionine--tRNA ligase, which produces MTKSFYITTPIYYVNDVPHIGHAYTTVAADAEARYRRMMGDRVFFLTGTDEHGQKVEKTAAAQGMTPSELADRVVGRFQNLWKKLHISNQDFIRTTESRHQKAVQTLWTTVADKGDIYLGEYEDWYCTPCETFLTEMQLMNGKCPDCGRAPERLKEESYFFRMSRYGDRLLKHIEEHPDFIQPASRRNEIVQFVRGGLRDLSISRTTFSWGIPVPGNPRHVVYVWFDALTNYLSALGYPEDSERFRSFWPADIHIIGKDILRFHAVYWPAFLMAADLPLPKRVFSHGWWTMDGEKMSKSKGNVVDPSVMTDRYGSDPFRYFLLREVPFGQDGDFSESALVVRFNSDLANDLGNLFSRVTAMLAKYCGGITPAPTGGGELKVKAEAVIQDVDRYMEDLAFSRVLQEIWGLINAANRFVDRKAPWTLAKEPSQAGMLQDVMYDLVETLRIVTLLISPFMPETGEKAASILGLAQGWRRREFLVWGKTPKGRRIGISEPLFPRMEQKSQVKKPERASVEKKESSHKAEAEQKAGEEITIQDFARLDLRAGVIRQAEAVPKSDRLIRLQVDIGEAEPRQVVAGIAQSYAPSVLLGKKVVVLANLKPTRLMGVESCGMVLAVEGGKGLVLLGFDGEVDPGKRIR